One window of the Klebsiella sp. WP3-W18-ESBL-02 genome contains the following:
- a CDS encoding TetR/AcrR family transcriptional regulator gives MIRPMNIDTQHRKKDPVRLHQQLLESAATIAGRDGIAALSLNAVAREAGVSKGGLIHHFPNKQALIFALFARLLAIMEEAITALMQQDGVSYGRFTRAYLNYLADLTDTHESRQLMVLSLAMPDEPVLRKCWRDWMLDKLAQGDELDNGPTGTLVRYAADGIWLSELTEGITMSAGHRRALVDSLNKMTLPA, from the coding sequence ATGATTCGGCCCATGAATATCGACACTCAGCACCGTAAAAAAGATCCCGTCCGTTTGCATCAGCAGCTGCTTGAGTCCGCTGCGACGATCGCCGGACGAGACGGCATTGCCGCTCTCTCGCTAAACGCCGTGGCCCGCGAGGCTGGCGTCAGCAAAGGCGGTCTGATTCACCACTTTCCCAATAAACAAGCGCTGATCTTTGCCCTGTTCGCCCGTTTGCTGGCCATTATGGAAGAAGCGATTACCGCGCTCATGCAGCAGGACGGCGTGAGCTACGGCCGCTTCACCCGCGCTTACCTGAACTATCTTGCCGATCTGACGGACACCCATGAAAGCCGCCAGCTGATGGTGCTATCGCTGGCGATGCCCGATGAACCGGTGCTACGTAAATGCTGGCGCGACTGGATGCTGGACAAACTGGCGCAGGGTGACGAGCTGGACAACGGCCCAACCGGCACGCTGGTGCGCTACGCCGCTGACGGAATCTGGCTGTCGGAGTTGACGGAAGGGATCACCATGAGCGCAGGCCACCGCCGCGCGCTGGTTGACTCCCTCAATAAGATGACGCTTCCCGCATGA
- a CDS encoding winged helix-turn-helix domain-containing protein translates to MRYNINARFIYDATDGTLTLPQSDEPDSQLSITASALLDFFLRHPGIVSREEVLKKVWDDNGLTSSNSNLNQYLSMLRKTCRHYGIDNIIITVSRGYLQLNPDVLVEPLDASPPVEPAESVQPETQPDAQPEALPSAANTALPRSAHARGMCWYMAGGCLLTIALLLILFSLIGPRESRPIALTRLSHSQCELLASDEMRRSVSAGAYGKNFDEVRQRLNIACKPGERFLFFYGDRLETNGLGRVFLAHCAMHEDNPFSYCDNYFYYSWKPQ, encoded by the coding sequence ATGCGCTACAACATCAATGCCCGTTTTATTTACGATGCTACCGACGGTACCCTGACGCTGCCGCAAAGCGATGAGCCGGACAGCCAGCTGTCGATTACCGCCAGCGCGCTGCTCGATTTTTTCTTGCGCCACCCCGGCATCGTCAGCCGCGAAGAGGTGTTGAAAAAAGTTTGGGATGACAACGGATTAACCTCCTCGAACAGCAACCTGAACCAGTACCTCAGCATGCTGCGTAAAACGTGCCGCCACTACGGTATCGACAACATCATCATCACCGTCTCGCGCGGCTATTTGCAGCTTAATCCAGACGTGTTGGTGGAACCGCTGGACGCCTCCCCGCCCGTTGAACCCGCGGAGTCCGTCCAGCCCGAGACGCAGCCAGACGCGCAGCCCGAGGCGTTACCCTCTGCCGCCAACACAGCGCTGCCGCGCAGCGCCCACGCGCGCGGTATGTGCTGGTATATGGCGGGAGGATGTTTACTGACTATCGCGCTGCTGCTGATCCTGTTTAGCCTGATTGGCCCGCGGGAATCGCGGCCCATTGCGCTTACCCGTCTCAGCCACAGCCAGTGCGAGCTGCTGGCCAGCGACGAGATGCGCCGTTCGGTCAGCGCCGGTGCCTACGGTAAAAATTTCGATGAGGTGCGCCAGCGTTTAAATATCGCCTGCAAACCGGGGGAACGCTTTCTCTTTTTCTACGGCGACCGGCTGGAAACCAACGGTCTGGGACGCGTGTTTCTTGCCCACTGCGCCATGCATGAAGATAACCCGTTCAGCTACTGCGATAACTACTTTTACTATTCCTGGAAGCCGCAATGA
- a CDS encoding FidL-like protein, producing the protein MRLAPRTFFALSVLVLIAAVGFSAWRLLPASDAGAMSCSTKGIMRFENMDKENVNGNIHFNFGPQGKGSMVVEGYTDSAAGWLYLQRYVKFNYNSKRISATERHYRISQWEASASSIDESPNVIFDYFMREMSDSHDGLFLNAQKLNDKAILLSSINSPLWICTLKSGSTLN; encoded by the coding sequence ATGAGACTCGCGCCGCGTACCTTTTTTGCCCTGTCCGTTCTGGTACTGATTGCCGCCGTCGGATTTAGCGCCTGGCGGCTGCTGCCCGCCAGCGACGCCGGGGCGATGAGCTGCTCTACCAAAGGCATTATGCGTTTTGAAAACATGGACAAAGAGAATGTAAACGGCAATATTCACTTCAACTTTGGCCCTCAGGGGAAAGGCTCAATGGTGGTGGAAGGCTATACCGATTCTGCCGCCGGCTGGCTGTACCTGCAGCGCTACGTGAAGTTCAACTACAACAGCAAGCGCATCTCCGCCACCGAGCGCCACTATCGCATCAGCCAGTGGGAGGCCAGCGCCTCGTCCATCGATGAGTCGCCGAACGTGATATTCGACTACTTTATGCGTGAAATGTCCGACAGCCACGACGGGCTGTTCCTCAACGCCCAAAAGCTGAACGATAAAGCTATCTTGCTGAGTTCCATCAACTCCCCGCTGTGGATCTGCACGCTGAAATCAGGCAGCACGCTGAACTAA
- a CDS encoding BMC domain-containing protein, producing MGDALGLIETKGLVACIEAADAMCKAANVELIGYENVGSGLVTAMVKGDVGAVKAAVDSGVESAQRIGEVVTSLVIARPHNDINKIVIKHKA from the coding sequence ATGGGTGATGCATTAGGGCTTATCGAAACCAAAGGTCTGGTGGCCTGCATTGAGGCGGCGGATGCGATGTGTAAAGCCGCTAACGTCGAACTGATTGGCTATGAAAACGTCGGCTCCGGCCTGGTCACCGCGATGGTGAAAGGCGACGTCGGCGCGGTGAAAGCGGCGGTAGATTCCGGCGTCGAGTCCGCGCAGCGCATCGGGGAAGTGGTGACGTCGCTGGTCATTGCGCGTCCGCATAACGACATCAACAAAATCGTCATTAAACACAAGGCTTAA
- a CDS encoding BMC domain-containing protein — protein MGDALGLIETKGLVACIEAADAMCKAANVELIGYENVGSGLVTAMVKGDVGAVKAAVDSGVESAQRIGEVVTSLVIARPHNDINKIVAHYKITE, from the coding sequence ATGGGTGATGCATTAGGTTTGATCGAAACCAAAGGCCTGGTGGCCTGCATTGAAGCGGCGGACGCGATGTGTAAAGCCGCTAACGTCGAACTGATCGGCTATGAAAACGTCGGCTCCGGCCTGGTTACCGCGATGGTGAAAGGCGACGTCGGCGCGGTAAAAGCGGCGGTGGACTCCGGCGTCGAGTCCGCACAGCGCATCGGTGAAGTGGTGACCTCGCTGGTTATCGCCCGCCCGCATAACGACATCAACAAGATTGTCGCTCACTACAAAATTACCGAATAA
- a CDS encoding BMC domain-containing protein, with product MKEALGLIETKGLVACIEAADAMCKAANVELIGYENVGSGLVTAMVKGDVGAVNAAVDSGVEAAKRIGEVVTSRVIARPHNDIEKIASQHKA from the coding sequence ATGAAAGAAGCGCTTGGCTTAATTGAAACCAAAGGACTGGTGGCCTGCATTGAAGCGGCAGACGCCATGTGTAAAGCCGCCAACGTTGAGCTGATTGGCTATGAAAACGTCGGCTCCGGCCTGGTCACCGCGATGGTGAAAGGCGACGTCGGCGCGGTGAACGCCGCGGTGGATTCCGGCGTGGAAGCGGCAAAACGCATTGGTGAAGTCGTCACCTCCCGCGTGATTGCGCGCCCGCATAACGATATCGAAAAAATCGCGTCGCAGCACAAAGCATGA
- a CDS encoding acetaldehyde dehydrogenase (acetylating) — protein sequence MIELDTDLRSRQNARELVRNAKKAQAIMATFSQQQIDAIVKNVAQEAAHHAEALAKMAAEETGFGNWQDKVLKNRFASLRVYDAIKDMKTVGIIHDDQAKKVMDVGVPLGVICALVPSTNPTSTVIYKTLIALKAGNAIIFSPHPGARQCSWKAIEIVKRAAEAAGAPAGIVDGITELTLEATSELMHSKDVSLILATGGEGMVRAAYASGTPTISGGPGNGPAFIERSADIHHAVKDIITSKTFDNGVICASEQSIIVERCIYDEVHRELEAQGAYFMNESEAAKMAALLLRPNGTINPQVVGKTALYLSQMAGFCVPASTRVLIAAQTTVSHKNPYSREKLCPVLGLYVEEDWKAACHRVVELLTNEGLGHTLVIHTRNQDVIRQFCLEKPVNRILINTPAALGGIGATTNISPALTLGCGAVGGGSSSDNVGPMNLLNVRKVGYGVRSIDELRAPGSRVEPQPTVVSPQADPRRSILDDARFASPAPASTAGDNRFASATAAVEGDISEQNVERVIRQVLERLGK from the coding sequence ATGATTGAACTGGATACCGATTTGCGCTCTCGCCAGAATGCGCGTGAGCTGGTGCGTAACGCCAAAAAGGCGCAAGCGATTATGGCCACTTTTTCGCAGCAGCAAATCGACGCCATCGTGAAGAACGTGGCCCAGGAAGCGGCGCATCATGCCGAAGCGCTGGCGAAAATGGCCGCGGAAGAAACCGGGTTTGGCAACTGGCAGGACAAAGTCCTGAAGAACCGTTTTGCCTCGCTGCGCGTTTACGATGCCATCAAAGATATGAAGACCGTCGGCATCATTCATGACGATCAAGCGAAAAAAGTGATGGACGTGGGCGTGCCGCTGGGCGTGATTTGCGCGCTGGTGCCGTCGACCAACCCGACCTCGACCGTCATCTACAAAACGCTGATTGCGCTGAAAGCCGGTAACGCCATTATCTTCTCTCCGCATCCGGGGGCGCGTCAGTGCAGCTGGAAAGCCATTGAGATCGTTAAACGCGCGGCAGAAGCGGCGGGCGCACCGGCAGGTATCGTCGACGGTATTACCGAACTGACGCTGGAAGCCACTTCCGAGCTGATGCACAGCAAGGACGTCTCGCTGATCCTGGCGACCGGCGGCGAAGGCATGGTGCGCGCGGCCTATGCCTCCGGTACGCCGACCATCAGCGGCGGCCCGGGTAACGGCCCGGCGTTTATCGAGCGCAGCGCCGATATCCACCACGCGGTGAAAGATATCATCACCAGCAAAACCTTCGATAACGGCGTGATCTGCGCCTCTGAGCAGTCGATCATCGTCGAACGCTGCATTTACGATGAAGTCCACCGCGAACTGGAAGCTCAGGGCGCCTACTTCATGAACGAAAGCGAAGCGGCGAAAATGGCGGCCCTGCTGCTGCGCCCGAACGGCACCATCAATCCGCAAGTGGTCGGCAAAACGGCGCTCTATTTAAGCCAGATGGCGGGCTTCTGCGTTCCGGCCAGCACCCGCGTGCTGATTGCCGCACAGACCACCGTCTCCCACAAGAACCCATACTCGCGCGAAAAACTGTGCCCGGTGCTGGGCTTGTACGTGGAAGAGGACTGGAAAGCCGCCTGCCACCGCGTGGTGGAGCTGCTGACCAACGAAGGTCTTGGCCACACGCTGGTGATCCACACCCGTAACCAGGACGTGATCCGCCAGTTCTGCCTCGAAAAACCGGTCAACCGCATCCTCATCAATACGCCCGCGGCCCTCGGTGGCATCGGTGCCACCACCAATATCTCGCCGGCGCTGACGCTCGGCTGCGGCGCGGTCGGCGGCGGTTCCAGCTCCGACAACGTCGGGCCGATGAACCTGCTGAACGTGCGCAAAGTGGGTTACGGCGTGCGTTCGATTGATGAACTGCGCGCGCCGGGCAGCCGTGTGGAACCGCAGCCGACGGTCGTCAGCCCGCAGGCAGACCCGCGCCGCAGCATCCTCGACGACGCACGCTTCGCCTCCCCTGCTCCGGCCAGCACCGCGGGTGATAACCGCTTTGCCAGCGCAACGGCAGCCGTAGAAGGCGACATCAGCGAGCAGAACGTGGAGCGCGTCATCCGCCAGGTGCTTGAGCGCTTAGGCAAGTAA
- a CDS encoding EutN/CcmL family microcompartment protein: MILAKVTGHVVATQKCDELRGSNLLMITQLDDEHRPMKDRTWVAVDSVGAGMHDIVLAEEYFALNKDRYKAMSVVAIVENVFRDA, encoded by the coding sequence ATGATTCTCGCAAAGGTAACCGGACATGTCGTCGCCACGCAGAAATGCGATGAGCTGCGCGGCAGCAATCTGCTGATGATCACGCAGCTGGATGATGAACACCGCCCCATGAAGGACCGCACCTGGGTCGCCGTCGACAGCGTCGGCGCGGGGATGCACGACATCGTGCTGGCGGAGGAGTATTTCGCGCTCAACAAGGACCGTTATAAAGCGATGTCCGTGGTCGCCATTGTCGAGAACGTCTTTCGGGACGCTTGA
- a CDS encoding 1-propanol dehydrogenase PduQ has protein sequence MSEFLLKPRICFGQDALAVLTEVNAQRALLVTDQAMVKFGLADRVTTILRARGVDVQIWDDVVADPDIATVVRGMKQMDSCAPDLVVALGGGSVIDAAKAVIFTLAQTRPDAARQRPQFVAIPTTSGTGSEVTSFSVVKAHAEKLVLVDPSLLPDIAILDPTLVASVPPAITADTGMDVLCHALEAYVSTAASDFSDALAEKVVQQVFRYLPTCWRNGGDLLAREKMHNASCMAGMAFTNASLGVTHSLAHALGGVFRVPHGRANALLMASVVAWNADVNGQCDTDAARKYARLAHLLDLPAHTVREGVASLLVAIETLKEEMQMPAGIGATAVDAADFERRLPEMVGQALRDSCTPTNPRTPDAQALTELYRQAWSGAPLARANG, from the coding sequence ATGAGTGAATTTTTACTGAAACCCCGGATCTGCTTCGGCCAGGACGCGCTTGCGGTCCTGACCGAAGTGAACGCCCAGCGTGCCCTGCTGGTCACCGACCAGGCGATGGTCAAGTTTGGCCTCGCCGACCGCGTGACGACGATTCTGCGCGCGCGCGGCGTTGACGTGCAGATCTGGGACGACGTGGTGGCCGACCCGGATATCGCCACGGTCGTGCGCGGTATGAAGCAGATGGACAGCTGCGCGCCGGATCTGGTGGTCGCGCTCGGCGGCGGCTCGGTGATTGATGCCGCCAAAGCGGTTATTTTCACCCTGGCGCAAACCCGCCCGGACGCTGCACGCCAGCGCCCGCAGTTTGTGGCCATCCCCACCACCAGCGGCACCGGTTCGGAAGTCACCAGCTTCTCGGTAGTCAAAGCCCACGCTGAAAAGCTGGTGCTGGTTGATCCGTCGCTGCTGCCGGATATCGCCATTCTGGACCCGACGCTGGTGGCCTCCGTGCCGCCGGCGATTACCGCCGACACCGGAATGGACGTACTGTGCCACGCGCTGGAGGCCTACGTCTCCACCGCCGCCAGCGACTTTTCCGACGCGCTGGCCGAGAAAGTGGTGCAGCAGGTCTTCCGCTATCTGCCCACCTGCTGGCGCAACGGCGGCGACCTGCTGGCGCGCGAGAAAATGCACAACGCCTCCTGCATGGCGGGGATGGCGTTTACCAACGCATCACTCGGCGTCACCCACAGCCTGGCACACGCGCTGGGCGGCGTGTTCCGCGTGCCGCACGGCCGCGCCAACGCGCTGCTGATGGCATCGGTAGTGGCCTGGAACGCCGATGTTAACGGCCAGTGCGACACCGACGCTGCTCGCAAATATGCCCGTCTGGCGCATCTGCTGGATCTCCCGGCGCACACCGTGCGTGAAGGGGTGGCCAGCCTGCTGGTCGCCATTGAGACGCTGAAAGAAGAGATGCAAATGCCCGCTGGCATTGGCGCCACCGCCGTCGATGCCGCCGATTTCGAGCGCCGATTGCCGGAAATGGTCGGGCAGGCATTGCGCGACAGCTGCACGCCGACCAACCCGCGCACGCCGGACGCGCAGGCATTAACCGAACTTTATCGCCAGGCATGGAGCGGCGCGCCGCTTGCACGAGCCAACGGGTAA
- the cutC gene encoding choline trimethylamine-lyase, whose protein sequence is MALYSLTPRVKVLAERLLSQKSTLCTEHAAVLNALDSDIAGVPAAVKPARRFYELMRQLPLTISADELIVGNQTRKPHGAIFHDDSAAHRPSAFQFLNLNSNLDSPDYKLVVEKGVLAIKQQLEEKTRALGSAVSRSGMDEVNGCRAAIYACDALMALAQNLANSAETLAAAETNAYRKAELLDSAAILHHVPAHPARSFKEACQAFYLFQLALQLDNGSYAVNPEGADKALLPYYQHDVANGTLTDAQAYEIVECLWFKLAELSEVRAACAIDGYPMFDALLHGASLENARINALSEMFLSAQQNLSALNLPVRLFSGAQQVSGAPFAQVSETATVEGLTPRMQRLRNHYLTVRPSVSIYRALAFTEVVKANPGMPTILLRAKAFRHACETAPILIQDDELIVGHPCGKPRAGAFSPDIAWRWVRDELDTMSTRPQDPFEISEEDKKTIREEIVPFWEGRSLDEICEAQYREAGVWAFSGETFVSDLSYHQINGGGDTCPGYDVLLFTKGMNGIKADAEAHLASLSMENPDDIDRIYYYKAAIETCEGVINYSHRIAARARELAAVEQNAQRRAELLTIADVNQNVPANPPKTLQEALQSIWTVESLFEIEENQTGLSLGRVDQYCYPMFEADIREGRLTHESALEMMQAFIIKCAELMWMSSELGAKYFAGYQPFINLTVGGQKRSGGDACNDLTYLIMDAVRFVKVYQPSLACRIHNQSPQKYMEKIVDVVKAGMGFPACHFDDSHIKMMLRKGFDFEDARDYCLMGCVEPQKSGRIYQWTSTGYTQWPIAIEFVLNRGRMVLFDSYQGLDTGDLRDFSTFEQFDAAVKQQIAHIVRLSAIGTVISQRVHRDVAPKPLMSLLVEGCMEKGKDVAAGGAMVNHGPGLIFSGLATYVDSMAAIRKLVFEDKKYTLEQVRDALLANFEGFEALRRDCLNAPKYGNDDNYVDQYALDITEWTERECRKYQMLYSTLSHGTLSISNNTPIGELTNATPNGRLAWMPLSDGISPTQGADKNGPTAIIKSVSKMNVETMNIGMVHNFKFLKGLLDTPEGRHGLITLLRTASILGNGQMQFSYVDNEVLKKAQQEPEKYRDLIVRVAGYSAYFVELCKEVQDEIISRTVIEKF, encoded by the coding sequence ATGGCACTCTACAGCTTAACGCCGCGCGTCAAAGTGTTGGCAGAACGTTTACTTTCGCAAAAAAGCACCCTGTGCACCGAGCACGCCGCCGTGCTGAACGCGCTCGATAGCGATATCGCCGGCGTTCCTGCCGCCGTAAAACCGGCGCGCCGTTTCTATGAACTGATGCGCCAGCTGCCGCTGACCATCAGCGCCGACGAACTGATCGTCGGCAACCAGACCCGCAAACCGCACGGGGCAATTTTCCACGATGACAGCGCCGCGCATCGCCCGTCCGCCTTCCAGTTCCTCAATCTGAACAGCAACCTCGACTCCCCGGATTACAAACTGGTGGTCGAAAAAGGCGTGCTGGCGATTAAACAGCAGCTGGAAGAGAAAACCCGCGCGCTGGGCAGCGCCGTCAGCCGCAGCGGCATGGACGAAGTCAACGGCTGCCGCGCCGCCATTTACGCCTGCGACGCGCTGATGGCGCTGGCGCAGAACCTGGCCAACAGCGCCGAAACGCTTGCCGCTGCCGAAACCAACGCCTATCGCAAAGCGGAGCTGTTAGACAGCGCCGCCATTCTGCACCACGTTCCGGCGCACCCGGCGCGCAGCTTTAAAGAAGCCTGCCAGGCGTTCTACCTGTTCCAGTTGGCGCTTCAGCTCGACAACGGTAGCTACGCCGTCAACCCGGAAGGTGCCGATAAAGCGCTGCTGCCGTACTACCAGCATGATGTTGCCAACGGCACGTTAACCGACGCACAGGCGTATGAAATCGTTGAATGCCTGTGGTTTAAGCTGGCGGAATTAAGCGAAGTCCGCGCCGCTTGCGCAATCGACGGCTACCCGATGTTCGACGCCCTGCTGCACGGTGCGAGCCTTGAGAACGCGCGTATTAACGCGCTCTCAGAGATGTTCCTCAGCGCGCAGCAAAACCTCAGCGCCCTGAATCTGCCGGTGCGTCTGTTCAGCGGCGCGCAGCAGGTGTCTGGCGCGCCGTTCGCACAGGTCAGTGAAACCGCTACCGTGGAAGGGCTGACGCCGCGCATGCAGCGCCTGCGTAACCACTACCTGACCGTGCGCCCGAGCGTCTCTATCTACCGCGCGCTGGCCTTCACCGAAGTGGTCAAAGCCAATCCGGGCATGCCGACCATTCTGCTGCGTGCCAAAGCCTTCCGCCACGCCTGCGAAACCGCGCCGATTCTGATTCAGGACGACGAACTGATCGTCGGCCATCCGTGCGGTAAGCCGCGCGCCGGGGCCTTCTCGCCGGATATCGCCTGGCGCTGGGTGCGCGACGAGCTCGACACCATGAGCACCCGTCCGCAGGATCCGTTCGAAATCAGCGAAGAAGATAAAAAGACCATCCGCGAAGAGATCGTGCCGTTCTGGGAAGGCCGTTCTCTGGATGAAATCTGCGAAGCGCAGTACCGCGAAGCGGGCGTGTGGGCGTTCAGCGGCGAAACCTTCGTCAGCGACCTCTCCTACCACCAGATCAACGGCGGCGGCGACACCTGCCCGGGCTACGACGTGCTGCTGTTCACCAAAGGCATGAACGGCATCAAGGCCGACGCCGAGGCGCACCTCGCCAGCCTGAGCATGGAGAACCCGGACGATATCGACCGCATTTACTACTACAAAGCGGCGATTGAAACCTGCGAAGGGGTGATTAACTATTCGCACCGCATCGCCGCCCGCGCCCGCGAACTGGCGGCCGTTGAGCAGAACGCCCAGCGCCGCGCCGAGCTGCTGACCATCGCCGACGTGAACCAGAACGTGCCGGCCAACCCGCCGAAAACCTTGCAGGAAGCGCTGCAAAGCATCTGGACGGTGGAATCGCTGTTTGAAATTGAAGAGAACCAGACCGGCCTGTCGCTGGGCCGCGTGGACCAGTACTGCTACCCGATGTTTGAAGCTGATATCCGCGAAGGCCGCCTGACCCATGAGAGCGCGCTGGAAATGATGCAGGCGTTTATCATCAAATGTGCCGAGCTGATGTGGATGTCCAGCGAGCTGGGGGCTAAATATTTCGCCGGTTATCAACCATTTATCAACCTGACCGTTGGTGGCCAGAAGCGTTCCGGCGGCGATGCCTGTAACGACCTGACCTATCTGATCATGGACGCCGTGCGCTTTGTGAAGGTTTACCAGCCGTCGCTGGCCTGCCGTATTCACAACCAGTCGCCGCAGAAGTACATGGAAAAAATCGTTGACGTGGTCAAAGCGGGCATGGGCTTCCCGGCCTGCCACTTTGATGATTCCCACATCAAGATGATGCTGCGCAAAGGCTTCGATTTCGAAGACGCCCGCGACTACTGCCTGATGGGCTGCGTTGAGCCGCAGAAATCCGGCCGTATCTACCAGTGGACCTCTACCGGTTACACCCAGTGGCCGATCGCTATCGAGTTTGTACTCAACCGTGGTCGCATGGTGCTGTTTGACAGCTACCAGGGGCTGGACACCGGCGACCTGCGCGACTTTAGCACCTTCGAGCAGTTCGATGCCGCGGTCAAACAGCAGATTGCCCATATCGTGCGCCTGTCCGCTATCGGCACGGTAATCAGCCAGCGCGTACACCGCGACGTGGCGCCGAAACCGCTGATGTCGCTGCTGGTCGAAGGCTGCATGGAGAAAGGTAAAGACGTTGCCGCCGGTGGCGCGATGGTCAACCACGGCCCGGGGCTGATTTTCTCTGGCCTGGCGACCTACGTCGACTCGATGGCGGCAATTCGCAAGCTGGTGTTTGAGGATAAGAAATACACCCTCGAGCAGGTTCGCGATGCGCTGCTGGCCAACTTCGAAGGCTTTGAAGCGCTGCGCCGCGACTGCCTGAACGCGCCGAAGTACGGCAACGACGACAACTATGTTGACCAGTATGCGCTGGACATCACCGAGTGGACCGAGCGCGAGTGCCGCAAATACCAGATGCTCTACTCCACCCTGAGCCACGGCACGCTGTCGATTTCCAACAATACGCCAATCGGCGAGCTGACCAACGCCACGCCGAACGGCCGCCTGGCGTGGATGCCGCTCTCCGACGGTATCAGCCCGACCCAGGGCGCGGATAAAAATGGCCCCACCGCCATCATTAAATCCGTCAGCAAGATGAACGTGGAAACCATGAACATCGGCATGGTGCACAACTTCAAGTTCCTCAAAGGGCTGCTGGATACCCCGGAAGGCCGCCACGGCCTGATTACGCTGCTGCGTACCGCCTCCATTCTCGGCAACGGCCAGATGCAGTTCAGCTACGTCGACAACGAAGTGCTGAAAAAAGCCCAGCAGGAGCCGGAGAAATACCGCGACCTGATCGTCCGCGTGGCGGGCTACAGCGCCTACTTCGTGGAGCTGTGCAAGGAAGTTCAGGACGAGATCATCAGCCGTACGGTGATCGAGAAGTTCTGA
- the cutD gene encoding choline TMA-lyase-activating enzyme, whose translation MGNTQELTGRIFNIQKYSIYDGDGIRTLVFFKGCNIRCPWCANPEGLSSQFQVMFSQDKCINCGDCVNVCPAGIHYRAEENGEMKHFVNRNKDCIGCRKCEEICTQHALDILGKDVTVSELMDIIMQDYDFYVSSGGGVTIGGGEMSLQTDFAVALFSECKKMMINTAVETQGTTPLANYQKLAPVTDTFLFDIKQIDSDHHKTLFGIGNEGVRRNLEWLVDSGANVIVRMPLVRGYNDSWEAITGAIDYVQKLAKRGNIRRIDMLPYHQLGRKKYDRLEMPYPILNDPTYSVEELNKLEAFFAQFDFDIRLVRH comes from the coding sequence ATTGGCAATACACAAGAATTAACCGGGCGCATTTTCAATATCCAGAAGTACTCGATCTACGACGGCGACGGCATTCGCACACTGGTGTTTTTCAAAGGCTGCAATATTCGCTGCCCGTGGTGCGCTAACCCGGAAGGCTTAAGCAGCCAGTTTCAGGTGATGTTTTCGCAGGACAAGTGCATCAACTGCGGCGACTGCGTTAACGTCTGCCCGGCGGGCATTCACTACCGCGCGGAAGAAAACGGCGAAATGAAGCACTTCGTCAACCGCAATAAAGACTGCATTGGCTGCCGTAAATGCGAAGAGATTTGCACCCAGCACGCGCTGGATATTCTCGGCAAAGACGTCACCGTCAGCGAGCTGATGGACATCATCATGCAGGACTATGACTTCTATGTCTCCTCCGGCGGCGGCGTCACCATCGGCGGCGGCGAGATGAGCCTGCAAACCGATTTTGCCGTCGCCCTGTTCAGCGAATGCAAGAAGATGATGATCAACACCGCCGTCGAGACCCAGGGCACCACGCCGCTGGCCAACTACCAGAAGCTGGCACCGGTGACCGATACCTTCTTGTTCGACATTAAACAGATCGACAGCGATCACCATAAAACGCTGTTTGGCATCGGTAACGAAGGGGTGCGCCGCAACCTGGAGTGGCTGGTGGACTCTGGCGCTAACGTCATTGTGCGGATGCCGCTGGTGCGCGGCTACAACGACTCATGGGAAGCCATTACGGGGGCGATTGACTACGTCCAGAAGCTGGCGAAGCGCGGCAATATCCGCCGCATCGACATGCTGCCGTACCACCAGTTGGGGCGCAAAAAGTACGATCGTCTGGAGATGCCCTACCCGATCCTCAACGATCCCACCTACAGCGTGGAAGAGCTGAACAAGCTGGAGGCGTTTTTCGCACAGTTTGATTTTGATATTCGCTTAGTTCGTCATTAA
- a CDS encoding BMC domain-containing protein yields the protein MKSLGVIETRGLVAAVQAVDAACKAAGVACIGYRKVGSGLVSVCFEGEISAIHTAIERGVAVAKTVDSQVKSLVIARPERCVVEALSSLKGHPPRAKAQEKVHAEPAVEPQIPAVEPTPLSPVVDEKNAVHKKGKKA from the coding sequence ATGAAAAGTTTAGGCGTCATTGAAACACGTGGACTGGTCGCCGCCGTTCAGGCCGTCGACGCCGCCTGTAAAGCCGCGGGCGTGGCCTGCATTGGCTATCGCAAGGTCGGTTCCGGGCTGGTGAGCGTCTGTTTTGAAGGCGAGATCAGCGCCATTCATACCGCCATCGAGCGCGGCGTCGCGGTAGCAAAAACCGTCGACTCGCAGGTGAAATCACTGGTGATTGCCCGCCCGGAACGCTGCGTGGTGGAAGCGCTCAGCAGCCTGAAAGGCCATCCGCCGCGTGCTAAAGCGCAGGAAAAGGTTCACGCTGAACCTGCCGTTGAGCCTCAGATTCCTGCCGTAGAGCCGACACCTCTCTCTCCGGTTGTTGATGAGAAAAACGCCGTGCATAAGAAAGGGAAAAAGGCATGA